The Chryseobacterium sp. 52 genome includes a region encoding these proteins:
- a CDS encoding glycoside hydrolase family 30 protein produces MKFHGLYSFFKGTALLGGVVLFPLSCASVGSDKGSDVQYWLTKGNESVKLQQQTPVKFVKNANSWQNIEIDDTQKFQHIDGFGYTLTGGSVEVINRLSPSKRKALLNELFGNDKNSISISYLRLSIGASDLDGKVFSYDDLPEGQTDPALSKFSLDNDKDLIAMLKEILTINPKIKIIAAPWSPPVWMKDNGKSKGGSLKPEFYRTYADYFVKYILGMKKEGIIIDAITPQNEPLHPGNNPSLLMLSEQQRDFIKGHLGPVFKANNIKTKIVVYDHNCNKPEYALDILKDPEAYSYIDGSAFHLYEGDISALSTVHNAFPDKNLYFTEQWTGAKGTFNEDLNWHVKNVVIGSVRNWSKIALEWNVASDPQYQPHTDGGCTECKGAITISDSENFTRNVAYYIIAHASKFVPAGSQRIASTQTETLSTAAFKTPSGKTVLIVQNGKNTDESFNIKYKGKTAPVILSGNSAATYVF; encoded by the coding sequence ATGAAGTTTCACGGCTTATATAGTTTCTTTAAAGGTACCGCGCTGCTTGGCGGCGTGGTACTTTTTCCTTTATCATGTGCTTCTGTAGGATCAGATAAGGGAAGTGATGTTCAGTATTGGCTCACGAAGGGCAATGAAAGTGTAAAATTACAGCAGCAGACTCCGGTAAAGTTTGTAAAAAATGCTAACAGCTGGCAGAATATTGAAATTGATGATACTCAGAAATTTCAACATATTGATGGCTTTGGATACACCCTCACAGGAGGCAGCGTAGAAGTCATCAACAGACTTTCACCTTCAAAAAGAAAAGCTTTGCTTAATGAGCTCTTTGGAAATGATAAAAACTCTATTTCCATAAGCTACTTACGTTTGAGTATCGGAGCTTCTGATCTGGATGGAAAAGTATTTTCTTACGACGACCTTCCGGAAGGACAGACGGATCCTGCACTTTCAAAATTCAGTCTGGATAATGATAAAGATTTGATTGCAATGTTGAAAGAGATCCTGACAATCAATCCTAAAATAAAGATAATAGCTGCTCCTTGGTCTCCTCCGGTCTGGATGAAAGATAACGGGAAATCAAAAGGAGGAAGCTTAAAACCTGAATTTTACAGAACCTATGCTGATTATTTTGTAAAATACATCCTTGGCATGAAGAAAGAGGGAATTATAATTGACGCCATTACTCCTCAAAACGAACCTCTCCATCCTGGAAACAATCCGAGTCTGCTTATGTTGTCTGAACAGCAGAGGGATTTTATCAAAGGTCATTTAGGTCCGGTCTTTAAAGCCAATAATATCAAAACAAAAATTGTTGTTTACGACCACAACTGTAATAAACCGGAATATGCCCTTGATATCCTGAAAGATCCCGAAGCATACTCATATATTGACGGTTCAGCTTTCCATTTATACGAGGGAGATATCTCTGCTTTAAGTACGGTGCACAATGCATTTCCCGATAAAAATTTGTACTTTACCGAGCAGTGGACCGGAGCCAAAGGAACTTTTAATGAAGATCTGAACTGGCACGTTAAAAACGTAGTCATTGGTTCTGTGAGAAACTGGAGCAAAATTGCTTTGGAATGGAATGTAGCAAGTGATCCGCAATATCAACCGCATACAGATGGCGGCTGCACGGAATGTAAAGGAGCAATAACAATTTCTGACAGTGAAAATTTCACCAGAAATGTTGCTTATTACATCATTGCACACGCTTCCAAATTCGTTCCTGCAGGTTCTCAGCGTATTGCTTCCACACAGACAGAAACCCTTTCTACGGCGGCTTTTAAGACACCGTCCGGAAAAACAGTATTGATCGTCCAGAACGGAAAAAATACTGACGAGAGTTTTAATATCAAATATAAAGGAAAGACCGCTCCCGTCATTCTCTCAGGAAATTCGGCAGCTACTTATGTTTTTTAA